In a genomic window of Lagopus muta isolate bLagMut1 chromosome 2, bLagMut1 primary, whole genome shotgun sequence:
- the LOC125689410 gene encoding uncharacterized protein LOC125689410 isoform X3, producing MSGSTARKVQPFTISTKLSLPKCAAEFSADSCPGIALASALDGRRGLRAGLEQRISLYLAQARAGPREQPRGTDTGPGEEERVSRGVLGRSIKRITLSNWHGGDAGAQRDPARAGGEKNHNNNNSGAGTAHVKVFLRKDVDAEDEKHEAGSPRSGGFCSPVDRGSPFGMLVGAPTAAPHRESPRSKELAAARSSGQIAVGPPGLPEPSPPLAQFNREVLQAEGWVRGKLRDLKDGCDLQDWEQAAQTLQREMKDFENTLIKLNQMGEQLMCGPSPCAEAVRRQLLALREQWQLLRQTATSQSRALGGLRSLQDFGRKAERLETWMQSKEEKPSLEALLQESPDKIQLTRRILDLKQEEQQFQNLHEELNSLAQKLEKHGKSESRSISARRKHLNKMWLRLQGTLKEQHEALQLALEVAAFLQQADALLDAIHAKWKSVCSMGKQGEAEIGRDQDVRDIASQVMMLDVTVSQLLSLQPSLAARVTAKHRDVKESWAQLQQALRNEKAPALVPVSGFPGSEAVAAITEPCGHVSVQELEGKNTGDRQKRGRGVTVQKDMSRKMVEHMQGERSSPGSAAVGGDSKSEAPRTGFPMPDCPPLCRKRRVPTEAEADQGTRPLEAQVQDACQEGQEKAGSPQVEAMLRELGELWEDLQRKHQENGAVLREIDKALRLVGELDRAERWLQAVARSLSEPAPMRSPTELRRDLEGTDQLEKQLMLCGLKLQALRQEAASETSMEREGARKMQRKVEMVEEKLARVQSALRRRAADLRDSLVLSEFLQNLQEEESRNQQGSVVSEDTKEVSSPLGELQEAVEMLNSAMKERERVVEVAVETESLERLVAEVSPRLEALCCEAKALAHDTAQAESGFTTVKSEKDLQGLQSLQSRQQEMERVVSEGLQGRLEELERKAFHLQELCPTHLCPIGREAQRTLRVWAELQELLQETRVHVQQADRLRHFFKDYLAMISWTEDTRAQIFSESPSSHGLLEPKCEELERKIEGKLKEFEKLAAAGQQLVAEEHNLSAVIQERLEELQSMLGWVLVRWRAQRHQRDPGNKQEDRKDPESPLRASPAGQEQHAPYAQESILSPDRITLCSLPTPEPGPEPQMQVGAVGSLPASPLSDTPLGGEQSWGEPSNLGPPEEALAWDSSETSMLLLPPRGPSGLGGTVNLILSISKKGEKKKVQIEEAPRTAPLEESYGEKARKSSSTPQPAKRPPAASCRPPAPGAGTSPASHTLPKAGAGSLFNSLQRRERARAEQARLLTLQGIMGSSSLQPPPEERRGPTNTWPLKCGRRKAAGAAPSPPLGELLLYVKNPLVRDIDAECGAAPGHPQPRCFSPGSKPVCPQLALGSVLSLELPKDLGCLRDAAPREEERQGTGVRLWQPSCEAGWQKEGTGRQSQDLGKAPKGERGTWFEEVSFNPSYGRHKAWGLEERGSPRQPSSAGEGILDSCLSRPPRVSSRERDALAVHSYEDSSPERRARHHEAARLELGPSPTSSSGRAGAVPSAACASSTAPTQLSVFEWALGPPQPPSPVLGTTEVCHPAHRQFEEEEEELQAIWDGAGERRAPGHTAGSPHSSNTGGGPLILSAANNVLVAKFTLPGAAQLLHSPPGEKSHGVTPCLEEPPSTAPLDSPGVWDQHRQQEEEREGSKAATGKVEFQMMEGTLERKHVLQAGGRKASCRTWGLFHAVLMRQTLCFYQDRRDSLKSSVVALPLNLAGAICTPDTEYMKKTNCFRLQLRDGSEYLLRAPSQPLMNEWVSKLQQNSGFPEVDYFQAATQCIESPRAAGGFCKVPSPGSPHLQGHHQAMTAKSPEILMLPCSNTRLQQPLGTQDGPTDGTVAAVCISQMSCSPCSQHVSFLLQRMSVVPPAMQLGPGNNGGHPGCPLGCGTTAAQTLTTGWWPTSGGPTPSPQPPTRRSCLWLCPRSHRRPGAATRSRCTSVSKQQPCPGHAATPSWPSQGAHRMCWGRRPLAPRTNQSSRSSLGRRSDTKSVHFPPLRCHPCTTSALSTSSPLTPSPG from the exons ATGTCGGGCAGCACGGCGAGGAAGGTGCAGCCCTTCACCATCAGCACCAAGCTCTCGCTGCCCAAGTGCGCCGCCGAGTTCTCCGCCGACTCCTGCCCCGGCATCGCCCTCGCCTCCGCGCTGGACGGCCGCCGCGGGCTCCGTGCCGGCCTGGAGCAGCGCATCTCCCTGTATCTGGCCCAGGCGCGGGCCGGCCCCCGCGAGCAGCCCCGCGGCACCGACACCGGCCCAGGCGAGGAGGAGAGGGTGAGCCGCGGTGTCTTGGGGCGCTCCATCAAGAGGATCACGCTGTCCAACTGGCACGGGGGGGACGCGGGGGCACAACGGGACCCCGCCCGGGCCGGCGGCGAGAAgaaccacaacaacaacaacagcgGCGCGGGGACGGCGCACGTCAAG GTCTTTCTCAGGAAGGATGTGGATGCTGAGGATGAGAAGCATGAGGCTGGCAGTCCGCGGTCCGGTGGTTTCTGCTCTCCCGTGGACAGAGGTTCCCCTTTTGGTATG CTGGTGGGAgcccccacagcagcaccccaCAGGGAGAGCCCCAGGAGCAAGGAGCTGGCGGCAGCAAGAAGCAGCGGGCAGATTGCTGTGGGACCCCCGGGTCTTCCTGAGCCGAGCCCCCCGCTCGCCCAGTTCAACCGGGAGGTGCTGCAG gcagaaggctGGGTGCGAGGCAAGCTGCGGGACCTGAAGGATGGCTGCGACCTCCAGGACTGGGAACAGGCAGCTCAGACCCTGCAGAGGGAGATGAAGGACTTTGAGAACACATTGATAAAGCTCAACCAG ATGGGTGAGCAGCTGATGTGTGGGCCGAGCCCCTGTGCCGAGGCGGTGCGGAGGCAGCTGCTGGCCCTGCGGGAACAGTGGCAGCTCCTGAGACAGACAGCCACCAGCCAGAGCCGGGCCCTGGGTGGGCTGCGCAGTCTGCAGGACTTTGGCAGGAAGGCAGAGCGGCTGGAGACCTGGATGCAGAGCAAG GAGGAGAAgccatccctggaagcactctTGCAGGAGAGCCCGGACAAGATCCAGCTCACCCGCCGCATCCTCGACTTGAAGCAG gaggagcagcagttCCAGAACCTGCATGAGGAGCTTAACAGCCTGGCCCAGAAGCTAGAGAAACATGGCAAAAGTGAGAGCAGGAGCATCTCTGCCCGGCGCAAGCACCTCAATAAGAT GTGGCTCCGGCTGCAAGGGACTCTAAAGGAGCAACACGAGGCTCTGCAGCTGGCCCTGGAGgttgctgccttcctgcagcaagCGGATGCCCTACTGGATGCCATCCATGCCAAG TGGAAGAGTGTCTGCAGCATGGGGAAGCAAGGGGAAGCTGAGATAGGCCGGGATCAGGATGTCAGGGATATAGCCAGCCAAGTGATG ATGCTGGACGTGACTGTGtcccagctgctcagcctgcagcccagTTTGGCAGCTCGTGTCACTGCCAAACACCGAGATGTGAAGGAGAGCTGGGCCCAGCTCCAGCAGGCACTGAG GAACGAGAAGGCTCCAGCACTGGTTCCAGTGAGTGGTTTCCCAGGGAGTGAAGCTGTAGCTGCGATCACTGAGCCCTGTGGACATGTTAGTGTCCAGGAGTTGGAGGGGAAGAACACAGGAGACAGACAGAAGAGAGGTCGTGGTGTCACG GTGCAGAAGGACATGTCGAGGAAGATGGTGGAGCACATGCAAGGCGAGAGGAGTAGCCCCGGATCTGCAGCAGTGGGCGGGGACAGCAAGAG TGAAGCCCCAAGGACGGGGTTCCCCATGCCTGACTGTCCCCCCCtctgcaggaagaggagagTACCTACAGAGGCAGAGGCTGATCAGGGCACACGGCCACTGGAGGCCCAGGTGCAGGATGCCTGCCAG GAGGGGCAGGAGAAAGCGGGCAGCCCACAGGTGGAGGCCATGCTGCGGGAGCTGGGTGAGCTGTGGGAGGACTTGCAGAGGAAGCACCAGGAGAATGGTGCGGTGCTGCGGGAAATCGATAAG GCACTGAGGCTGGTTGGGGAGCTGGACCGTGCTGAAAGATGGCTGCAAGCAGTGGCCAGGTCACTCTCAGAGCCAGCCCCCATGCGAAGCCCCACGGAGCTGCGGCGGGACCTGGAGGGGACAGaccagctggaaaagcagctcaTGCTGTGCGGCCTCAAGCTCCAGGCACTGCGGCAGGAGGCAGCGAGCGAGACATCAATGGAGCGTGAAGGGGCAAGGAAGATGCAGAGGAAGGTGGAGATGGTGGAGGAGAA GCTGGCACGAGTGCAGTCAGCACTGCGGCGCCGAGCTGCTGACCTGCGTGACTCCTTGGTGCTGTCCGAGTTCCTGCAGAACCTGCAAGAGGAGGAATCACGGAACCAGCAGGGATCTGTGGTG TCTGAAGATACTAAGGAGGTGAGCAGTCCTttgggagagctgcaggaggccGTGGAGATGCTGAACAGTGCGATGAAGGAGCGTGAGCGGGTTGTGGAGGTGGCAGTGGAGACGGAAAGCCTGGAGCGCCTG GTGGCAGAGGTGTCCCCGCGTCTGGAGGCCCTTTGCTGTGAAGCCAAGGCCCTGGCTCATGACACTGCCCAAGCAGAGAGCGGTTTCACCACAGTGAAAAGCGAGAAGGACCTCCAGGggctgcagagcctgcagagccGGCAGCAGGAAATGGAA CGTGTGGTGTCAGAGGGCCTGCAGGGGAGGCTGGAGGAACTGGAGCGGAAAGCTTTCCATTTGCAAGAGCTCTGCCCCACACACCTGTGCCCCATCGGCCGGGAGGCACAGCGCACGCTACGGgtgtgggcagagctgcaggagctgctgcaggagaccCGTGTCCACGTGCAGCAGGCTGATCGGCTGCGGCACTTCTTCAAGGATTACTTGGCCATGAT CTCCTGGACAGAGGACACACGGGCTCAGATCTTCTCAGAGAGCCCAAGCAGCCACGGTCTCCTGGAGCCCAAGTGTGAGGAGCTGGAAAGGAAGATCGAGGGGAAGCTGAAGGAGTTTgagaagctggcagcagcagggcagcagctggtggCTGAGGAGCACAACTTGAGTGCAGTG ATCCAGGAGCgtctggaggagctgcagagcatgctgggctgggtgctggtgcGCTGGCGAGCACAGAGGCACCAGCGGGACCCTGGGAACAAGCAGGAGGACAGGAAAGACCCAGAGAGCCCCTTGCGAGCATCCCCTGCTGGCCAG GAGCAGCATGCCCCATATGCTCAGGAGAGCATCCTCAGCCCAGACAGGATCACACTCTGCTCACTCCCCACACCTGAGCCAGGTCCAGAGCCGCAGATGCAGGTGGGAGCAGTGGGCTCCCTGCCAGCATCACCTCTCTCAGACACACCACTgggaggggagcagagctggggggagCCTAGCAACTTGGGACCCCCTGAGGAGGCTCTGGCCTGGGATTCCTCTGAGACCTctatgctgctgctgccgccacGGGGCCCCAGCGGGCTGGGGGGAACAGTCAACTTGATCCTGAGCATCAGCAAGAAGGGTGAGAAGAAGAAGGTGCAGATTGAGGAGGCGCCAAGGACG GCACCACTGGAGGAGAGCTATGGGGAGAAAGCCAGGAAGAGTTCCAGCACACCGCAGCCAGCAAAGCGACCGCCTGCCGCATCCTGCCGCCCGCCAGCACCCGGTGCTGGCACATCACCAGCTTCACACACCCTGCCCAAAGCCGGGGCCGGATCCCTCTTCAACAGCCTGCAGCGGAGGGAGCGGGCAAGGGCTGAGCAGGCACGGCTGCTGACGCTGCAGGGCATCATGggctccagctccctgcagcccccgcCCGAGGAGCGCCGCGGCCCCACCAACACATGGCCTCTCAAGTGCGGCCGCAGGAAGGCGGcgggagcagctcccagccccccacttggagagctgctgctgtacgTGAAGAACCCCTTGGTGCGGGACATTGATGCTGAGTGCGGGGCGGCCCCTGGGCACCCCCAGCCCCGTTGCTTCTCCCCAGGGTCAAAGCCCGTGTGCCCCCAGCTCGCTCTGGGCTCCGTGCTGAGCCTGGAACTGCCCAAGGACCTGGGGTGCCTCCGGGATGCGGCACCAcgggaggaggagaggcagggCACGGGAGTGCGGCTCTGGCAGCCCAGCTGCGAGGCCGGGTGGCAGAAGGAGGGCACGGGGAGGCAAAGTCAAGATCTGGGGAAGGCCCCTAAGGGCGAGCGAGGAACGTGGTTTGAAGAGGTGAGCTTCAACCCCAGCTATGGCCGGCACAAGGCCTGGGGCCTGGAGGAACGCGGCAGCCCACGGcaacccagcagtgctggtgaggGAATCCTGGACTCTTGCCTGAGCCGGCCGCCCCGTGTCAGCAGCCGGGAGCGGGACGCATTGGCTGTCCACTCATACGAGGATAGCAGCCCTGAAAGAAGGGCCAGGCATCATGAAGCTGCTCGTCTTGAGCTGGGGCCGTCCCCCACCAGCTCCTcgggcagggcaggagcagtCCCCAGTGCTGCCTGTGCTTCCTCCACTGCTCCCACCCAGCTCTCTGTCTTTGAGTGGGCGCTGggccccccgcagccccccagCCCGGTGCTGGGTACCACCGAGGTGTGCCACCCTGCCCACAGGCAgtttgaggaggaggaggaggagctgcaggccatCTGGGATGGGGCGGGTGAGCGGCGGGCACCTGGCCACACAGCAGGCAGCCCCCACAGCTCCAACACAGGTGGCGGGCCCCTCATCCTCTCAGCAGCCAACAATGTGCTGGTGGCCAAGTTCACCCTGCCCGGcgctgcccagctcctgcacagcccaCCTGGGGAGAAGAGCCATGGGGTCACCCCCTGTTTGGAGGAGCCGCCATCCACAGCCCCCTTGGACAGCCCCGGCGTGTGGGATCAGCATaggcagcaggaagaggagagagagggcAGCAAG gCTGCCACCGGGAAAGTGGAGTTCCAGATGATGGAGGGGACGCTGGAAAGGAAACacgtgctgcaggcagggggcAGAAAG GCGAGCTGCCGTACCTGGGGCCTCTTCCACGCTGTGCTGATGAGGCAGACGTTGTGCTTCTACCAGGACCGCAGGGACAGCCTCAAG AGCTCCGTGGTGGCCCTTCCCCTGAACCTCGCCGGGGCCATCTGCACACCAGACACTGAGTACATGAAGAAGACCAACTGCTTCAGGCTGCA GCTGCGGGATGGCTCCGAGTACCTCCTGAGGgccccctcccagcccctcaTGAACGAATGGGTCTCCAAGCTGCAGCAGAACTCAG GTTTCCCTGAAGTGGATTACTTCCAGGCAGCCACACAATGCATTGAgagccccagggctgctggggg GTTCTGCAAGGTGCCCAGCCCTGGGAGTCCCCACCTGCAGGGACACCACCAGGCCATGACTGCCAAGAGCCCGGAGATTTTGATGCTGCCCTGCTCTAATACCCGGCTGCAACAGCCTCTGGGCACCCAGGATGGCCCAACTGATGGGACAGTGGCAGCAG TGTGCATCTCCCAGATGTCTTGCTCCCCCTGCTCCCAGCAtgtctcttttctgcttcagaggaTGTCTGTGGTGCCACCAGCCATGCAGCTGGGTCCAGGGAACAACGGTGGTCACCCAGGATGTCCCCTGGGCTGTGGGACAACAGCTGCCCAGACACTGACTACGGGCTGGTGGCCAACAAGCGGAGGTCCTACTCCTTCACCTCAG CCACCTACCAGAAGATCATGCCTGTGGCTGTGCCCCAGGAGCCACCGGAGGCCGGGAGCAGCTACTCGGTCACGCTGTACATCAGTGAGCAAGCAGCAGCCATGCCCAGGGCACGCTGCCACTCCTTCGTGGCCCAGCCAGGGAGCCCACAGGATGTGCTGGGGGAGAAGACCCCTCGCCCCAAGAACAAATCAGTCTTCAAGAAGTTCTTTGGGAAGAAGGAGTGACACGAAGTCTGtccattttcctcctctcagGTGCCATCCTTGCACCACGTCTGCTCTCAGCACCAGCTCACCACTCACCCCCTCCCCAGGGTGA